In Rhodoferax koreense, a genomic segment contains:
- a CDS encoding DNA polymerase III subunit chi, translating to MTEVAFHFNAPDKLAYACRLLRKAAGMGSRVAVTAEADFLQRLDTALWTFSPLDFVPHATERQGQALLEASPVVLLGSVLDAPHQHVLLNLGESVPEGFERFERLIEVVSLDDADRLRARERWKHYAARGYAIERKDLVLKAA from the coding sequence ATGACCGAAGTCGCGTTCCATTTCAATGCGCCCGACAAGCTCGCCTATGCCTGCCGGCTGCTGCGCAAGGCCGCCGGCATGGGTTCGCGCGTGGCGGTGACGGCCGAAGCCGACTTTCTGCAGCGCCTCGACACGGCGCTGTGGACCTTTTCGCCGCTCGATTTCGTGCCGCACGCCACCGAGCGCCAGGGCCAGGCGCTGCTCGAGGCGTCGCCCGTGGTGCTGCTCGGCTCGGTGCTGGACGCGCCGCACCAACACGTGCTGCTCAATCTCGGCGAATCGGTGCCCGAAGGCTTCGAGCGCTTCGAACGGCTCATCGAGGTCGTCTCGCTCGACGACGCCGACCGCCTGCGCGCACGCGAGCGCTGGAAACACTATGCCGCGCGCGGCTATGCGATCGAGCGCAAGGACCTCGTGCTCAAGGCGGCCTGA
- a CDS encoding leucyl aminopeptidase produces the protein MNFELKSLDLAGSAALTCDALVVLVAEGFKPARDALSQLIEQARKAGDFETKPGKLLAMYKPAAAAAARLVLVGCGDGSPKQVRQAVASAVGAVKSPQVKKLVVCFADAPAPLAVRCAVQAAAEASYVYTTTKSKAEGRSLAGVTIAVPDAGAVRTELAQGKALVAGIEFAKEWGNRPANHATPTLLAGAARTLARFPRIKCEVLGPKEVEKLGMLSFMSVAQGSKEPLRFIVLRYEGAARTAAPSVLVGKGITFDTGGISIKPSAEMDEMKFDMCGAASVLGVFRTLADLQPAMNVVGLIPACENMPDGGAVKPSDVVTSMSGQTIENLNTDAEGRLVLCDALTYAERFKPRAVIDIATLTGACVVALGGVRSGLFSADDALAEALLAAGESALDLCWRLPLDDEYGEGLKSNFADMANVAGRAGGAVTAAKFLQKFTAKMPWAHLDIAGTAWKSGAAKGSTGRPVGLLVDYLLAHGDKAPAPSVEAKARRAQKTPAVKKPRRGTAAA, from the coding sequence ATGAACTTCGAACTGAAATCCCTCGACCTGGCCGGCAGCGCGGCGTTGACGTGCGACGCGCTGGTGGTGCTGGTGGCCGAGGGCTTCAAGCCCGCCAGGGACGCATTGTCCCAGTTGATCGAACAAGCCCGCAAAGCCGGGGATTTCGAGACCAAGCCGGGCAAGCTGCTGGCCATGTACAAGCCCGCTGCCGCGGCGGCCGCGCGGCTGGTGCTGGTCGGCTGCGGCGACGGCTCGCCCAAGCAGGTGCGACAGGCCGTGGCCTCCGCCGTCGGCGCCGTGAAATCGCCTCAGGTGAAGAAACTCGTCGTGTGCTTCGCCGATGCGCCGGCGCCGCTGGCCGTGCGCTGCGCCGTGCAGGCCGCGGCCGAGGCCAGCTATGTCTACACCACCACCAAGTCCAAGGCCGAAGGCCGCAGCCTGGCCGGCGTGACCATCGCCGTGCCCGATGCCGGCGCCGTGCGCACCGAACTGGCCCAGGGCAAGGCACTCGTTGCGGGCATCGAATTCGCCAAGGAATGGGGCAACCGCCCGGCCAACCACGCCACGCCGACCCTGCTGGCTGGCGCCGCCCGCACGCTGGCGCGTTTCCCGCGCATCAAGTGCGAGGTGCTCGGCCCCAAGGAGGTCGAGAAGCTCGGCATGCTGTCCTTCATGTCGGTGGCGCAAGGCTCCAAGGAGCCGCTGCGCTTCATCGTGCTGCGTTATGAAGGCGCGGCCAGGACGGCGGCGCCCAGTGTGCTGGTCGGCAAGGGCATCACCTTCGACACCGGCGGCATCTCGATCAAGCCCTCGGCCGAAATGGACGAGATGAAGTTCGACATGTGCGGCGCGGCCAGCGTGCTCGGTGTGTTCCGCACCCTGGCCGACCTGCAGCCGGCGATGAACGTGGTCGGCCTGATCCCGGCCTGCGAGAACATGCCCGATGGCGGCGCGGTCAAGCCCAGCGACGTGGTCACCAGCATGAGCGGCCAGACGATCGAGAACCTCAACACCGATGCCGAAGGGCGGCTGGTGCTGTGCGATGCGCTCACCTATGCCGAGCGCTTCAAGCCGCGCGCGGTGATCGACATCGCCACGCTCACCGGTGCCTGCGTGGTCGCGCTCGGCGGTGTGCGCAGCGGGCTGTTCTCGGCCGACGACGCGCTGGCCGAGGCGCTGCTGGCCGCAGGCGAGTCGGCGCTGGACCTGTGCTGGCGCCTGCCGCTGGACGACGAGTACGGCGAGGGCCTGAAGTCCAATTTCGCCGACATGGCGAACGTGGCCGGGCGTGCGGGCGGGGCCGTCACCGCGGCGAAGTTCCTGCAGAAGTTCACCGCCAAGATGCCGTGGGCGCACCTCGATATCGCCGGTACCGCGTGGAAGAGCGGCGCGGCCAAGGGTTCCACCGGCCGCCCGGTCGGCCTGCTGGTCGACTACCTGCTCGCCCACGGCGACAAGGCACCGGCGCCGTCGGTCGAGGCCAAGGCCCGCCGCGCGCAGAAGACGCCGGCCGTGAAGAAGCCGCGGCGCGGCACGGCGGCGGCCTGA